A DNA window from Myxococcales bacterium contains the following coding sequences:
- a CDS encoding c-type cytochrome, whose translation MHGKQLIGDLQCNRCHEGTGAPPPPANKQCVQCHADIVAGKFKAAPALLAKWRPVVEDLTDAPSLTGTDKRLRREWVASYLAKPHDLRPGLSPSMPRLALEPSQIADLAAYLVLAETKPEAAPRGDLDAGRRLLESKCTTCHAMSGVPGLAISPVPAGLKPEQLVLGRRLAPDLRFVRERQLPSQTAAWLRDPIAAKADSAMPRIPLTEAEVQSLTAFLHTRPLESVAPKPRVARPPLLTRKVTFAEVDKRVFHRTCWHCHSEPDYAIGDGGPGNSGGFGFKPRGLNLSDFNGIAAGFLDDKGERASVFAPGPDGVPRLVASLLARHAEEAGAETGPVRGMPLAYPPLALDEIQLVDSWIAQGRPR comes from the coding sequence ATGCACGGCAAGCAGCTCATCGGCGACCTCCAGTGCAACCGGTGCCACGAGGGCACGGGCGCGCCGCCTCCACCCGCCAACAAGCAGTGCGTCCAGTGTCACGCCGACATCGTCGCGGGGAAATTCAAGGCGGCCCCCGCGCTGCTCGCCAAGTGGCGGCCCGTGGTGGAGGACCTCACCGACGCGCCGTCGCTCACCGGCACCGACAAGCGGCTTCGTCGCGAGTGGGTGGCGAGCTACCTGGCGAAGCCGCACGATCTACGCCCCGGCCTCTCGCCGAGCATGCCGCGCCTCGCCCTCGAGCCCAGCCAAATCGCTGATCTAGCCGCGTACTTGGTGCTCGCCGAGACGAAGCCGGAGGCGGCGCCCCGGGGGGATCTCGACGCGGGGCGTCGGCTGCTCGAGTCGAAGTGCACCACGTGCCACGCCATGTCGGGGGTGCCCGGCCTGGCCATCTCGCCCGTGCCCGCGGGTCTGAAGCCGGAGCAGCTCGTGCTCGGCCGGCGCCTCGCGCCCGATCTGCGCTTCGTCCGCGAGCGGCAGCTGCCAAGTCAGACGGCCGCGTGGCTCCGCGATCCGATCGCCGCGAAGGCGGACAGCGCGATGCCGCGGATCCCGCTCACCGAGGCCGAGGTGCAGAGTCTCACGGCGTTCTTGCACACGCGTCCGCTCGAGTCGGTGGCACCGAAGCCGCGCGTCGCGCGACCGCCGCTGCTCACGCGGAAGGTCACGTTCGCCGAGGTCGACAAGCGCGTGTTCCACCGCACCTGCTGGCACTGTCACTCGGAGCCCGACTACGCGATCGGCGATGGAGGTCCGGGCAATTCGGGCGGCTTCGGCTTCAAGCCGCGTGGGCTGAACCTCTCCGACTTCAACGGCATCGCCGCGGGGTTCCTGGATGACAAGGGCGAGCGCGCCAGCGTGTTCGCGCCTGGCCCTGACGGCGTCCCGCGGCTCGTCGCCTCGCTGCTCGCGCGCCACGCAGAGGAGGCGGGCGCCGAGACCGGCCCCGTCCGCGGCATGCCGCTCGCCTACCCGCCGCTCGCGCTCGACGAAATCCAGCTCGTCGACAGCTGGATCGCCCAGGGGCGCCCGCGTTGA
- the bioB gene encoding biotin synthase BioB, translated as MLASAPAPHAAPLAPAAQAPHALASSEPSVAGGAPFTREQVRALYARPLLPLLDEARRVHVANHPDNEVQLCTLLSVKTGGCSEDCSYCPQSSKYDTNVEPEKMLDVEKVLASARRAKELGSTRFCMGAAWREVKDGPAFERVLDMVRGVKGLGLEACVTLGMVDANQAARLREAGLDAYNHNIDTSAENYRSIVRTRTFDDRLRTLANVREAGITVCSGGIIGMGESDEDRCEMLRTLANLTPPPESVPINALVPVEGTPLAGRPPIDPFELVRMIAIARILMPKARVRLSAGREGLTREAQLLCLLAGANSIFFGEKLLTTPNSTESDDLALLRDVGLGTLAPAVTPQT; from the coding sequence ATGCTCGCGTCCGCTCCCGCTCCCCACGCCGCCCCTCTGGCTCCCGCCGCCCAGGCCCCTCACGCACTCGCGTCGTCCGAGCCCTCCGTGGCGGGTGGCGCGCCGTTCACCCGTGAGCAGGTCCGCGCGCTCTACGCCCGTCCGCTGCTCCCGCTCCTCGACGAGGCGCGCCGAGTCCACGTCGCGAACCACCCGGACAACGAGGTGCAGCTGTGCACGCTGCTCAGCGTGAAGACCGGTGGCTGCTCCGAGGACTGCTCGTACTGCCCCCAGTCGTCCAAGTACGACACGAACGTCGAGCCCGAGAAGATGCTCGACGTCGAGAAGGTGTTGGCGAGCGCGCGTCGCGCCAAGGAGCTCGGCTCCACCCGCTTCTGTATGGGCGCTGCCTGGCGTGAGGTGAAGGACGGCCCCGCGTTCGAACGCGTGCTCGACATGGTGCGTGGCGTGAAGGGGCTCGGTCTCGAGGCCTGCGTCACGCTGGGCATGGTCGACGCCAACCAGGCCGCGCGCCTCCGCGAGGCGGGGCTCGACGCGTACAACCACAACATCGACACGAGCGCCGAGAATTACCGCTCGATCGTGCGGACGCGCACCTTCGACGACCGCCTGCGCACCCTCGCGAACGTGCGCGAGGCGGGCATCACCGTCTGCTCGGGCGGCATCATCGGCATGGGTGAGTCGGACGAGGATCGCTGCGAGATGCTCCGCACGCTCGCGAACCTCACGCCTCCGCCCGAGAGCGTCCCGATCAACGCCCTCGTGCCCGTCGAGGGGACGCCCCTCGCGGGCCGCCCGCCGATCGATCCGTTCGAGCTCGTGCGCATGATCGCCATCGCGCGCATCCTGATGCCCAAGGCCCGGGTGCGCCTCTCCGCCGGGCGCGAGGGCCTCACCCGGGAAGCGCAGCTGCTCTGCCTGCTCGCGGGCGCGAACTCGATCTTCTTTGGCGAGAAGCTCCTGACGACCCCGAACTCGACCGAGTCGGACGATCTCGCGCTGCTGCGCGACGTGGGCCTCGGCACGCTCGCGCCCGCCGTTACGCCCCAGACCTGA
- a CDS encoding TonB family protein, with protein MTTTRRAPGVQSVSVLLSLAAHAGAVAVLSWVAIFSLSRREVDRREARGRQIDVGVLELTPAPEGTTLSDERVDPRGVTPTPRGGAAVAHIDDGHVGAGGERAGERAEHLANQDDHLRRTTDLPSHLDVDQSPRVASGKKRRTQEDRRSSREPMELTFLAQGDLARMERRAATAADPSRGARAPGATASVEGGRLGGEQEGTELPGQLGAASVGATRASPGQGVLDGLPGTDHRDSAAVARARPQVAEQNPSVPAVERGRTQDTIDSEQQVSTLVHSLVHASVAGGNGRPGAGGTMGGGAAGAGALSGRGSHAGPLGMGDGAVVDFGSRDPRLLPYFRAVHAKIDPLWTHAFPKSAMYELKQGTVILEFTVRANGSARVSWPPVRPSGIDEFDRNCADAIRRAAPFPPIPAELGLRELRIRAPFDAKNPIVK; from the coding sequence GTGACCACGACGCGCCGCGCACCCGGGGTTCAGAGCGTGAGCGTCCTCTTGTCGTTGGCGGCCCACGCCGGGGCGGTCGCCGTGCTCTCGTGGGTGGCCATCTTCAGCCTCTCGCGGCGTGAGGTCGATCGGCGCGAGGCGCGCGGTCGGCAGATCGACGTCGGCGTGCTCGAGCTGACGCCCGCGCCGGAGGGCACGACGCTGTCCGACGAGCGGGTCGATCCGCGCGGGGTGACCCCGACGCCGCGGGGCGGCGCCGCGGTGGCGCACATCGACGATGGGCATGTCGGTGCAGGCGGGGAGCGCGCCGGCGAGCGCGCCGAGCACTTGGCGAACCAGGACGACCATCTGAGGCGCACGACGGACCTGCCGAGTCACCTCGACGTCGATCAATCGCCGCGCGTGGCGAGCGGGAAGAAGCGCCGCACCCAGGAGGATCGCCGCTCGTCGCGTGAGCCGATGGAGCTCACGTTCCTCGCGCAGGGGGATCTCGCGCGCATGGAGCGACGCGCCGCGACCGCCGCCGATCCAAGCCGCGGCGCGCGGGCGCCCGGCGCGACCGCCAGCGTGGAGGGCGGCAGGCTCGGCGGCGAGCAGGAGGGCACCGAGCTCCCAGGGCAGCTTGGCGCGGCGAGCGTGGGCGCGACCCGGGCGTCGCCGGGGCAGGGGGTCCTCGACGGCCTCCCGGGCACTGACCACCGCGACTCTGCGGCGGTGGCGCGGGCACGCCCCCAAGTCGCCGAGCAGAACCCCAGCGTCCCGGCCGTCGAGCGCGGTCGCACGCAAGACACGATCGACAGCGAGCAGCAAGTGTCCACGCTGGTGCACTCGCTGGTGCACGCGAGCGTCGCCGGTGGAAACGGGCGGCCCGGTGCGGGAGGAACGATGGGCGGCGGAGCGGCGGGCGCCGGCGCGCTCTCCGGGCGCGGCTCACACGCGGGGCCCCTCGGGATGGGCGACGGCGCGGTCGTCGATTTCGGCAGCCGCGATCCGCGCCTCCTGCCCTATTTCCGCGCTGTCCACGCGAAGATCGATCCCCTCTGGACACACGCGTTCCCGAAGAGCGCGATGTACGAGCTCAAGCAAGGGACCGTGATCCTGGAGTTTACGGTGCGGGCCAACGGGAGCGCGCGCGTCTCCTGGCCGCCGGTGCGCCCGAGCGGCATCGACGAGTTCGACAGAAACTGCGCCGACGCGATCCGGCGCGCCGCGCCATTCCCGCCCATCCCGGCCGAGCTCGGGCTCCGCGAGCTGCGGATTCGCGCGCCGTTCGACGCGAAGAACCCGATCGTGAAGTAG
- a CDS encoding YwiC-like family protein encodes MPREHGAYGQLLMPLVTAFLLGGLRVGSVALTVGVLAAFFAHESVLLLLGQRGRRAKDTEARRARFWGLALGALAIAGGGVGMLALGAAGRASLAVLAVLAAVLFGFILAKREKSLAGELVAAVALTGVSFPVALAGGAPVGVAAMATLVWALGFSLAVLAVRGVLAATSTKAGGGPTAGRISCASAVIVIIVAAALAVSSGLPAVVPVALAPFAAASVALFVSPPHARQLKKVGWALVLASTVAGAILVVGPRG; translated from the coding sequence ATGCCCCGCGAGCACGGGGCCTACGGGCAGCTGCTCATGCCGCTCGTCACAGCGTTTCTCCTCGGCGGCCTCCGGGTGGGCTCCGTCGCGCTCACGGTGGGGGTGCTCGCTGCCTTCTTCGCGCACGAGAGCGTCCTCCTGCTCCTCGGGCAGCGAGGGCGCCGCGCGAAGGATACGGAGGCTCGGCGAGCCCGCTTCTGGGGGCTCGCCCTCGGCGCGCTCGCGATCGCCGGTGGGGGCGTCGGGATGCTCGCCCTGGGGGCCGCGGGCCGTGCCTCGCTCGCGGTGCTCGCGGTCCTCGCCGCGGTGCTCTTCGGGTTCATCCTCGCGAAGCGCGAGAAGAGCCTCGCGGGCGAGCTCGTCGCGGCCGTCGCGCTGACGGGCGTGTCGTTCCCCGTCGCCCTCGCGGGCGGCGCTCCCGTCGGCGTGGCCGCCATGGCGACGCTCGTGTGGGCGCTCGGCTTCTCTCTCGCGGTCCTCGCCGTGCGTGGCGTCCTCGCCGCGACCTCGACCAAGGCCGGTGGGGGGCCTACGGCGGGGAGAATCTCTTGCGCTTCTGCGGTGATAGTCATCATCGTGGCCGCGGCGCTCGCGGTCTCCTCGGGGCTCCCGGCCGTCGTGCCCGTGGCGCTCGCGCCCTTCGCGGCGGCCTCGGTCGCGCTGTTCGTGTCGCCACCGCACGCCCGCCAGCTGAAGAAGGTGGGCTGGGCGCTCGTGCTCGCGAGCACGGTCGCCGGCGCGATCCTCGTGGTCGGTCCGCGCGGGTAG
- a CDS encoding ABC transporter ATP-binding protein, with translation MLDVRGLTTTFDTDDGPLRAIDDVSFRVEPGKTLGIVGESGCGKSVTALSILRLLPDVGRIASGEVRFLGRDLVTRSEREMRDVRGNDISMIFQEPMTSLNPIYTAGAQVVEAVVLHQRVTRAQAKARAIDMLRLVGIHSPEENFHAYPHQLSGGMRQRVMIAMALACEPKLLIADEPTTALDVTIQAQILELLSELQERLGMGIILITHDLGVVAEYTHHVAVMYAGRVVESAPVVDLFRAPRHPYTRGLLDSLPRRGSTPRRSRLRAIEGLVPDLRSLPPGCRFADRCAFVTPACREAEPALEAPEGEPHRLARCFRAADVTPAAEASR, from the coding sequence ATGCTAGACGTTCGCGGGCTCACGACCACATTCGACACGGACGACGGTCCGCTGCGCGCGATTGACGACGTCTCCTTCCGGGTCGAGCCCGGCAAGACCCTCGGGATCGTCGGCGAGAGCGGCTGCGGCAAGAGCGTCACGGCGCTCTCTATCCTGCGGCTCCTGCCCGACGTGGGCCGCATCGCCAGCGGCGAGGTGCGGTTCCTGGGGCGCGACCTCGTCACCCGGTCGGAGCGCGAGATGCGCGACGTCCGCGGCAACGACATCTCCATGATCTTCCAAGAGCCCATGACCAGCCTGAACCCCATCTATACGGCGGGCGCCCAGGTGGTGGAGGCCGTGGTGCTGCACCAGCGCGTCACGCGAGCGCAGGCGAAGGCGCGCGCGATCGACATGCTGCGCCTCGTAGGCATCCACTCGCCCGAAGAGAACTTCCACGCGTACCCGCACCAGCTCTCGGGGGGCATGCGCCAGCGCGTGATGATCGCCATGGCGCTCGCGTGCGAGCCGAAGCTCCTCATCGCCGACGAGCCGACGACGGCGCTCGACGTCACGATCCAGGCCCAGATCCTGGAGCTCCTGAGCGAGCTGCAGGAGCGGCTCGGCATGGGGATCATCCTCATCACGCACGACCTCGGCGTCGTCGCCGAATACACGCACCACGTGGCGGTCATGTACGCCGGTCGCGTCGTGGAGAGCGCGCCGGTCGTCGACCTCTTCCGCGCGCCTCGACACCCTTACACGCGCGGCCTGCTCGACAGCTTGCCGAGGCGAGGCAGCACCCCGCGTCGCTCGCGCCTCCGGGCCATCGAGGGGCTCGTACCCGACCTGCGGAGCCTCCCGCCGGGCTGCCGCTTCGCCGACCGTTGCGCCTTCGTCACCCCGGCGTGTCGCGAGGCCGAGCCCGCGCTCGAGGCGCCCGAGGGCGAGCCCCACAGGTTGGCGCGCTGCTTCCGGGCGGCCGACGTGACGCCGGCCGCGGAGGCGTCGCGATGA
- a CDS encoding serine protein kinase PrkA produces the protein MTNGVAAAELAKVAASVHERYVEGRWVLSFDEYVDLFATNPVRYARDASRYVRDAFDHYGTTQVQRPWGEQTRWNLFDLPFEDASVGARRAGLIGQEHVQEELYRSLCNFAREGRANRLVLLHGPNGSAKSTVAGCVLRALEDYSTLPEGAIYTYSWVFPSSRSTRGALGFGGGKDVSASVLSYAHLADEELDAKLLVEVRDHPLFLVPIEERRGLVGELGARAYPDGLPEPYSEWFSRGRLSHKSQQIFDALLASYRGSYRDVLKHVRVERYFISHRYRVGAVTIGPQMSVDAVERQVTADRSLASLPASLQALSLYEVKGELIDAAGGVLEFSDLLKRPLDTFKYLQLSVETSEVALTQQNVTLNCVMIGSANELHLDAFREHPEFASFRGRLELVRTPYLRSYVLEQQIYDAHVAPQVRRHVAPHATEVAALFAVLTRMRKADPTRHAGALGAAAAGLSAIEKMDLYATGAAPPRLDVDTAKLVRSSIRAIYKESADAVDYEGRTGASPREMRVVLLDAAQSPVHPCLSPLAVLTEIEALCARKGEFDWLELEPVEGGYHDVKLFVAELRERLLSSWEREMYLAAGVVEEGRYEELFERYVQHVSVWVKKERLRNRLTGEYEEPDEKMMREVERLLALKGEPGTARRDVIGAIAAWAIDHPGLPIEPETVFPGSIAKMREAVFAGKKSLIVRLVRDVVALVREEGSGLDDARKAEARAVLDRLAKHFGYCDACATSACAGLAAGRFA, from the coding sequence ATGACGAACGGCGTGGCCGCGGCCGAGCTGGCGAAGGTGGCGGCGAGCGTCCACGAGCGCTACGTCGAGGGCCGCTGGGTGCTCTCCTTCGACGAGTACGTGGACCTGTTTGCGACGAACCCGGTGCGGTACGCCCGGGACGCGAGCCGCTACGTGCGGGACGCCTTCGACCATTACGGCACCACGCAGGTGCAGCGCCCTTGGGGCGAGCAGACGCGGTGGAACCTCTTCGACCTCCCCTTCGAGGACGCGAGCGTAGGGGCTCGCCGCGCCGGGCTCATCGGCCAAGAGCACGTGCAAGAGGAGTTGTACCGATCGCTCTGCAACTTCGCGAGGGAGGGGAGGGCCAACCGGCTCGTGCTGCTCCACGGCCCGAACGGGTCGGCGAAGAGCACCGTCGCCGGCTGCGTGCTCCGCGCGCTCGAGGACTACTCGACGCTCCCCGAAGGCGCGATCTACACCTACAGCTGGGTGTTCCCGTCGTCGCGCTCCACCCGTGGCGCGCTCGGCTTCGGGGGCGGCAAGGACGTCTCCGCGTCGGTCCTCAGCTACGCCCACCTCGCGGACGAGGAGCTCGACGCCAAGCTGCTCGTGGAGGTCCGCGATCATCCGCTCTTCCTCGTGCCGATCGAAGAACGCCGCGGCCTGGTGGGGGAGCTCGGCGCGCGCGCCTACCCTGACGGCCTGCCCGAGCCGTACTCGGAGTGGTTCTCGCGCGGGCGGCTCTCGCACAAGAGCCAGCAGATCTTCGACGCCCTCCTCGCGAGCTACAGGGGCTCCTACCGCGACGTGCTGAAGCACGTGCGCGTGGAGCGCTACTTCATCTCCCACAGGTACCGCGTGGGGGCCGTCACGATCGGCCCGCAGATGAGCGTCGACGCGGTCGAGCGGCAGGTGACCGCCGACCGATCGCTCGCGTCGCTCCCGGCGTCGCTCCAGGCGCTGTCGCTGTACGAGGTGAAGGGGGAGCTCATCGACGCCGCCGGCGGCGTGCTGGAGTTCAGCGATCTGCTGAAGCGGCCGCTCGACACGTTCAAGTACCTGCAGCTCAGCGTCGAGACGTCGGAGGTCGCGCTCACGCAGCAGAACGTCACGCTCAACTGCGTGATGATCGGCAGCGCGAACGAGCTGCACCTCGACGCGTTCCGCGAGCACCCGGAGTTCGCGAGCTTCCGAGGCCGCCTCGAGCTCGTGCGCACCCCGTACCTCCGGAGCTACGTTCTCGAGCAGCAGATCTACGACGCGCACGTCGCGCCCCAGGTGCGGCGGCACGTGGCCCCGCACGCGACCGAGGTGGCGGCGCTCTTCGCGGTGCTCACGCGCATGCGCAAGGCGGACCCCACGCGTCATGCGGGGGCGCTAGGCGCCGCGGCCGCTGGCCTGTCGGCGATCGAGAAGATGGACCTCTACGCGACCGGGGCGGCGCCGCCGCGGCTCGACGTGGACACCGCGAAGCTCGTGCGCTCGTCGATCCGTGCCATCTACAAGGAGTCCGCCGACGCGGTCGACTACGAGGGGCGCACCGGCGCGAGCCCGCGCGAGATGCGTGTGGTGTTGCTCGACGCGGCGCAGTCGCCCGTGCACCCGTGCCTGTCGCCGCTCGCGGTGCTCACCGAGATCGAGGCGCTGTGCGCGCGCAAGGGTGAGTTCGACTGGCTCGAGCTCGAGCCAGTCGAGGGCGGCTACCACGACGTGAAGCTGTTCGTCGCGGAGCTGCGCGAGCGCCTGCTCTCCTCGTGGGAGCGAGAGATGTATCTCGCGGCCGGCGTCGTCGAAGAGGGCCGCTACGAGGAGCTGTTCGAGCGCTACGTGCAGCACGTGAGCGTGTGGGTGAAGAAGGAGCGCCTGCGCAACCGGCTCACCGGCGAGTACGAAGAGCCCGACGAAAAGATGATGCGCGAGGTCGAGCGGCTTCTCGCGCTGAAGGGCGAGCCCGGCACCGCGCGCCGCGACGTGATCGGCGCGATCGCGGCCTGGGCGATCGACCACCCGGGGCTGCCCATCGAGCCGGAGACCGTGTTCCCCGGCAGCATCGCGAAGATGCGTGAGGCCGTCTTTGCTGGCAAAAAATCGCTGATCGTGCGCCTCGTGCGCGACGTCGTCGCCCTCGTGCGCGAGGAAGGCAGCGGCCTCGACGACGCGCGCAAGGCCGAGGCACGCGCGGTGCTCGATCGCCTCGCGAAGCACTTTGGCTATTGCGACGCCTGCGCCACGTCGGCCTGCGCGGGGCTCGCGGCGGGGCGCTTCGCGTAG
- a CDS encoding TatD family hydrolase, producing the protein MELGLVDTPGLVTRGLVDTHCHLDLQYLPGGADDVIARAQAAGVTGFVTIGVGSDASAAREAVALAESRPDVAATVGVHPHDASTLDDDLYVELERLARRPSVVAVGEVGLDYHYDRSPRDVQRTAFARLIGLARVLGKPIVVHTRSAPADTLDVLEAEGARDVGGIIHCFSEDRAFAARALDLGFDLSFSGIVTFKTAASVHDVAAWAPADRVLIETDSPYLAPVPFRGKPCEPEHLVHTARRVAELRGVSLEALARLTTENAERRLRRAFPTAGGAPPKVG; encoded by the coding sequence ATGGAGCTTGGTCTCGTCGACACCCCGGGTCTCGTCACACGCGGTCTCGTCGACACACATTGCCACCTCGACCTGCAGTACCTGCCGGGGGGCGCCGACGACGTCATCGCGCGTGCCCAGGCGGCGGGAGTGACCGGCTTCGTGACGATCGGCGTCGGGAGTGACGCGTCGGCCGCGAGGGAGGCCGTCGCGCTCGCCGAATCGCGGCCCGACGTCGCGGCCACGGTCGGCGTGCACCCCCACGACGCGAGCACGCTCGACGACGATCTCTACGTCGAGCTCGAGCGTCTCGCGAGGCGGCCGTCGGTCGTCGCGGTCGGCGAGGTGGGCCTCGACTACCACTACGACCGATCACCTCGGGACGTTCAGCGCACGGCGTTCGCGCGGCTCATCGGGCTCGCGCGCGTCCTGGGCAAGCCCATCGTCGTACACACGCGCTCGGCCCCGGCCGACACGCTCGACGTGCTCGAGGCGGAGGGCGCGCGCGACGTCGGAGGCATCATCCACTGCTTCAGTGAGGATCGCGCGTTCGCCGCGCGGGCGCTCGACCTGGGCTTCGACCTCTCGTTCTCGGGGATCGTCACGTTCAAGACCGCGGCGAGCGTGCACGACGTGGCGGCGTGGGCCCCGGCGGACCGCGTGCTCATCGAGACCGACAGCCCCTACCTTGCGCCGGTGCCGTTTCGTGGAAAACCGTGTGAACCTGAGCACTTGGTGCATACCGCGAGGCGCGTCGCGGAGCTCCGCGGGGTGAGCCTGGAGGCGCTCGCGCGGCTCACGACGGAGAACGCGGAGCGGCGGCTGCGGCGCGCGTTTCCGACCGCAGGTGGCGCTCCTCCGAAAGTGGGTTAG
- a CDS encoding serine/threonine protein kinase, with amino-acid sequence MTPPDPTPSPSPGVGARVGRYELVERLGEGGMGRVFVGLDTVLGRRVAVKVLRDDLGLPPDLRAHLAERMKVEARAVAALSHPNVVVLHDMGEDPTAGVFLVFELIAGETLRARLARGPLAPDDVARLAQELGDALDAAHAAGVLHRDVKPENVLLSQTGSKIGDFGLARVPEGGLTREGAVLGTPAYSAPETLAGGPPHAQGDVFAMAATLYEALTGTRAFPGKDLLTVAAAIAVGGHTPRAIVRDDLEPDTARELTRVLVERGLAKDPADRFASPAELGRAVARALRARLRSDGATAPEEERPARRLGGASGRPPRWLNYLVGLGLLAGLAGIVIERRSHLQRSEDAGAPHPRRTLPGAHAPATHAPSAPHASAKSRDAGPAGAHDATPATREGE; translated from the coding sequence GTGACCCCTCCCGATCCCACGCCCTCCCCCTCCCCGGGAGTCGGCGCACGCGTCGGTCGCTACGAGCTCGTCGAGCGGCTCGGCGAGGGAGGGATGGGCCGCGTCTTCGTGGGCCTCGACACGGTCCTTGGCCGTCGCGTGGCGGTGAAGGTGCTGCGCGACGACCTCGGGCTGCCCCCCGACCTGCGTGCGCACCTCGCGGAGCGGATGAAGGTCGAGGCGCGGGCGGTGGCGGCGCTGAGCCACCCGAACGTCGTCGTCCTCCACGACATGGGGGAGGATCCGACCGCGGGTGTCTTCCTGGTGTTCGAGCTGATCGCCGGCGAGACCCTGCGCGCGCGGCTCGCGCGTGGACCGCTCGCGCCCGACGACGTGGCGCGTCTGGCCCAGGAGCTCGGCGACGCCCTCGACGCCGCCCACGCCGCGGGCGTGCTCCACCGGGACGTGAAGCCGGAGAACGTGCTGCTCAGTCAAACCGGCAGCAAGATTGGCGATTTCGGCCTGGCTCGGGTGCCCGAGGGCGGCCTCACGCGCGAAGGCGCCGTGCTCGGGACGCCCGCGTACTCGGCGCCCGAGACGCTGGCCGGCGGCCCGCCGCACGCCCAGGGCGACGTGTTCGCGATGGCCGCGACTCTCTACGAGGCGCTGACCGGCACGCGCGCGTTCCCCGGCAAAGACCTGCTGACCGTCGCCGCGGCGATCGCGGTCGGGGGGCACACGCCGCGCGCGATCGTGCGCGACGATCTCGAGCCGGACACGGCGCGCGAGCTCACACGCGTCCTCGTCGAGCGCGGCCTCGCCAAGGACCCGGCCGACCGCTTCGCCTCCCCGGCAGAGCTCGGTCGCGCCGTGGCCCGGGCCCTGCGCGCGCGCCTGCGCTCCGACGGGGCCACCGCGCCCGAGGAGGAGCGCCCCGCGCGCAGGCTCGGGGGGGCGAGCGGTCGACCGCCGCGCTGGCTCAACTACCTCGTCGGCCTCGGGCTGCTCGCCGGGCTCGCGGGGATCGTGATCGAACGGCGCAGCCACCTCCAGCGGAGCGAAGACGCAGGCGCGCCCCACCCGCGCCGCACGCTGCCGGGCGCACACGCGCCCGCAACGCACGCTCCGTCCGCGCCACACGCCTCCGCGAAGAGCCGCGACGCCGGTCCGGCGGGCGCGCACGACGCGACCCCGGCGACGCGCGAAGGCGAGTGA
- a CDS encoding dipeptide ABC transporter ATP-binding protein, producing the protein MTTAAEEGAERVADRPGAQASRTLVATESLSKYFPVGGGLFSRGDRVLRAVDGVSLRVRRGETLGLVGESGCGKSTLGRLLLRLLEPTYGRILYDGKDIAHLNAASLRPLRRKMQIIFQDPYSSLNPRMTVREIVAEAIRIHNLAATRADEEALVAELLRKVGLRPEAMDRYPHEFSGGQRQRVGIARALAVQPEFIVCDEPISALDVSIQAQIVNLLLDLQDELGVAFLFISHDLKIVEHISHRVCVMYLGHIVEQAPVERLYGGALHPYTRALLGASPVADPERKRLHVLLEGDVPSPIDPPSGCSFHPRCPRAVSQCKTEAPPFAELVFGSGHKVACWNPHDG; encoded by the coding sequence ATGACCACGGCGGCCGAAGAGGGCGCCGAGAGGGTCGCCGACAGGCCGGGCGCGCAAGCCTCCCGGACGCTCGTGGCGACCGAGTCGCTGTCCAAATATTTCCCGGTCGGCGGCGGCCTGTTCTCGCGGGGCGATCGGGTCCTTCGTGCCGTCGACGGCGTGTCTCTGCGCGTCCGACGCGGTGAGACCCTGGGGCTCGTCGGCGAGAGCGGCTGCGGCAAGAGCACGCTCGGGCGCCTGTTGCTCCGGCTCCTCGAGCCCACGTACGGCCGCATCCTCTACGACGGAAAGGACATCGCGCACCTCAACGCAGCTTCGCTCCGGCCGCTGCGGCGAAAGATGCAGATCATCTTCCAGGACCCGTACTCGAGCCTGAACCCTCGCATGACCGTGCGCGAGATCGTCGCCGAGGCGATCCGCATCCACAACCTCGCGGCCACCCGCGCCGACGAGGAGGCGCTCGTCGCCGAGCTGCTCCGCAAGGTGGGGCTCCGACCCGAGGCCATGGACCGCTACCCGCACGAGTTCTCGGGAGGGCAGCGGCAGCGCGTAGGGATCGCGCGCGCCCTCGCGGTGCAGCCCGAGTTCATCGTGTGCGACGAGCCCATCAGCGCCCTCGACGTCTCCATTCAGGCGCAGATCGTGAATCTCTTGCTCGACCTCCAGGACGAGCTCGGCGTCGCGTTCCTCTTCATCTCGCACGACCTGAAGATCGTCGAGCACATCAGCCACCGCGTGTGCGTGATGTACCTTGGCCACATCGTCGAGCAGGCGCCCGTCGAGCGCCTCTACGGCGGCGCGCTGCACCCGTACACGCGCGCGCTCCTCGGGGCGTCGCCGGTGGCCGACCCGGAGCGCAAGCGCCTCCACGTGCTGCTCGAGGGGGACGTGCCCTCCCCCATCGATCCGCCGAGCGGGTGCAGCTTCCACCCGCGATGCCCGCGCGCGGTCTCGCAATGCAAGACCGAGGCGCCTCCGTTCGCCGAGCTGGTGTTCGGCAGCGGGCACAAGGTCGCGTGCTGGAACCCCCACGACGGGTGA